Proteins encoded together in one Miscanthus floridulus cultivar M001 chromosome 16, ASM1932011v1, whole genome shotgun sequence window:
- the LOC136513356 gene encoding protein INVOLVED IN DE NOVO 2-like isoform X2 — MDYTSDGDSEVEAYGSSTFELLESGDLKVMTDEGLYRCPFCPDDEKDHSLNDLLQHASGVGAAHDREAKEKADHRAIARHLKGKPLESSGTLLQPMLTDVQDSEHTQDEQFVWPWMAILVNMPNEFFGKSANRLKEHYSSFHPVKVHPVYSKGRPTRDAVIEFGNDWSGFRNARAFDAHFAKKGYSKDCWKEMKCEGTEPVGWMARADDYNSLGAIGELLRKNSDLKTLKDIGSEGANKTEKLLSNLACEVKEKEIYLEQLESEYNKRSASLNIMMQKREQRLQSYNQEILKMRQLGQQNTQRVVEENRKLRSDIQDMVDALDARNKQIKESEHDKKNLEQEKLKNAMWTSHLRLAALEQEKADENVQKLVDKQTRETKTILDDFLRLNTQLEMKQKLELEIKHLSGKLQVMELKPGDEDPESRVKIDKLKEELNEKIEELKDAESWNQVLIGRESKISDELREAREALINSLQSFPGTTSCRTHIGVKKVGELDPNVFLSLCKRKFPAADAEAESASLCSKWQNEIENPEWQPFKVIIVDGKASEVLKEDDRKLRELKELGKEPYAAVTKALLELKDGNGSRKDPFPELWNYDEGRKANMVEGVRFALKLCNMSKTKGKRSR; from the exons ATGGACTACACATCGGATGGAGATTCTGAGGTCGAAGCTTATGGATCCAGCACTTTTGAGCTTCTGGAATCAGGAGATTTAAAAGTGATGACTGATGAAGGCTTGTACCGATGCCCCTTTTGTCCAGATGATGAGAAGGACCACAGTCTAAATGATCTGCTGCAGCATGCCTCTGGTGTAGGGGCTGCACATGATCGGGAAGCCAAAGAGAAGGCGGACCACCGTGCTATTGCAAGGCATTTGAAGGGTAAGCCTCTTGAATCATCTGGCACACTTTTGCAGCCAATGCTTACCGATGTGCAGGATTCTGAGCATACCCAAGATGAGCAATTTGTCTGGCCGTGGATGGCTATCCTAGTCAATATGCCAAATGAATTCTTTGGTAAAAGTGCGAATCGGCTGAAGGAGCATTACTCATCTTTCCATCCAGTGAAGGTGCATCCTGTATATAGCAAAGGTCGTCCCACTCGTGATGCTGTTATTGAGTTCGGGAATGACTGGAGTGGTTTTAGGAATGCACGGGCCTTTGATGCTCACTTTGCGAAGAAAGGGTACAGCAAAGATTGCTGGAAGGAGATGAAGTGTGAGGGTACAGAGCCTGTTGGGTGGATGGCAAGGGCTGATGATTACAATTCTCTAGGGGCAATAGGTGAACTACTGAGAAAAAATAGTGACCTGAAGACATTAAAAGATATTGGGAGTGAAGGGGCAAACAAAACTGAAAAACTTCTGTCCAATTTGGCCTGCGAAGTTAAAGAAAAGGAAATTTATTTAGAGCAACTTGAGTCTGAGTACAACAAGCGATCTGCTTCACTTAACATAATGATGCAGAAGAGGGAGCAACGACTCCAGTCATACAATCAAG AAATCCTGAAGATGAGACAGCTTGGTCAACAAAACACACAAAGAGTTGTTGAGGAGAACCGGAAGCTACGGTCCGATATCCAGGACATGGTGGATGCACTTGATGCAAGAAACAAACAAATTAAGGAGTCGGAACATGACAAAAAGAATCTTGAGCAGGAGAAGCTAAAG AATGCAATGTGGACCAGTCATCTTAGGTTGGCTGCATTGGAGCAGGAGAAAGCTGATGAAAATGTCCAAAAGCTTGTGGATAAACAAACG AGAGAAACAAAAACTATTCTAGACGACTTTTTGAGGTTGAACACACAGTTGGAGATGAAGCAGAAACTTGAATTGGAAATAAAGCACCTGAGTGGGAAACTGCAAGTGATGGAGCTCAAGCCAGGTGATGAAGATCCAGAATCCAGAGTGAAAATAGATAAACTAAAGGAGGAGCTCAATGAGAAGATCGAAGAACTGAAAGATGCGGAAAGCTGGAACCAAGTTTTAATCGGTAGGGAAAGCAAGATCAGTGATGAGTTGCGAGAAGCTCGAGAAGCGTTGATAAAT TCTCTGCAGAGTTTCCCTGGAACCACAAGCTGCCGGACACACATAGGCGtcaagaaagttggtgagcttgACCCCAATGTGTTTCTAAGCCTGTGCAAGCGGAAATTTCCAGCAGCAGACGCGGAAGCTGAAAGTGCTAGTCTTTGTTCAAAGTGGCAGAATGAAATTGAAAATCCAGAATGGCAGCCTTTCAAGGTTATTATTGTTGATGGAAAAGCATCG GAAGTACTCAAGGAGGATGACAGGAAGCTCCGAGAACTAAAGGAGCTGGGTAAAGAACCCTATGCTGCCGTAACAAAGGCGCTGCTGGAGCTGAAGGACGGCAATGGCAGCAGGAAGGATCCATTCCCTGAGCTGTGGAACTATGACGAGGGTCGGAAAGCAAATATGGTGGAAGGAGTTCGGTTTGCTTTGAAGCTTTGTAACATGAGCAAGACGAAGGGCAAGAGAAGCCGCTGA
- the LOC136513357 gene encoding putative AP2/ERF and B3 domain-containing protein Os01g0140700 translates to MLTLPPTPRAPMQATRSSITSKKASPQWCPRASPVACLSPELAVMSVSTEQGRLLEGDEATAASPSPHARAPPSSRYKGVVPQPNGRWGAQIYERHARVWLGTFADEAAAARAYDVAALRFRGRGAAANFPGPADAAEMAFLAARPKAEVVDMLRKHTYDDELRQALRSGGSGGDRSSLGLVVLPRVALFEKALTPSDVGRLNRLVVPKLHAEKHFPPLQEGAAADAAPVLLAFEDVGGKVWRFRYSYWTSSQSYVLTRGWSRFVREKGLAAGDTVAFSQAAITYGETMDVKRRMFIECRKQKRRNGGCSGNDGGDCPDGGERVVRLFGANIAAAIGAS, encoded by the coding sequence ATGTTGACATTGCCGCCGACGCCGAGAGCACCGATGCAAGCCACTAGGTCATCGATCACAAGCAAGAAAGCATCTCCTCAGTGGTGTCCGCGTGCGTCCCCGGTGGCATGCCTGAGCCCTGAGCTCGCCGTCATGTCGGTGTCGACTGAGCAGGGCCGGCTGCTTGAGGGCGACGAGGCCACGGCTGCGTCGCCGTCGCCCCATGCCcgggcgccgccgtcgtcgcggtACAAGGGCGTGGTGCCGCAGCCCAACGGGCGGTGGGGCGCGCAGATCTACGAGCGCCATGCGCGCGTCTGGCTCGGCACGTTCGCGGACGAGGCGGCGGCCGCGCGCGCCTATGACGTGGCCGCGCTCCGCTTCCGCGGCCGCGGCGCCGCCGCCAACTTCCCGGGCCCCGCCGACGCGGCCGAGATGGCGTTCCTCGCCGCGCGGCCCAAGGCCGAGGTCGTCGACATGCTACGGAAGCACACCTACGACGACGAGCTCCGGCAGGCGCTGCGgtccggcggcagcggcggtgacCGCTCCTCCCTGGGTCTGGTGGTACTCCCCCGGGTGGCGCTGTTCGAGAAGGCGCTGACGCCGAGCGACGTCGGCCGGCTCAACCGGCTGGTGGTGCCGAAGCTCCACGCCGAGAAGCACTTCCCGCCGCTCCAGgagggcgccgccgccgacgcggcgCCCGTGCTGCTCGCCTTCGAGGACGTCGGCGGGAAGGTGTGGCGGTTCCGGTACTCGTACTGGACCAGCAGCCAGAGCTACGTGCTCACCCGGGGCTGGAGCCGCTTCGTCAGGGAGAAGGGCCTTGCCGCCGGTGACACCGTCGCGTTCTCGCAGGCGGCGATCACCTACGGGGAGACTATGGATGTGAAGCGGCGGATGTTCATCGAGTGCAGGAAGCAGAAGAGGAGAAACGGCGGCTGCAGCGGCAACGACGGCGGTGATTGCCCTGACGGCGGCGAGCGCGTCGTGAGGCTGTTCGGCGCCAACATTGCCGCTGCGATTGGAGCTTCATGA
- the LOC136513356 gene encoding factor of DNA methylation 1-like isoform X1 — MVTSFFILCLPFPLPSAMDYTSDGDSEVEAYGSSTFELLESGDLKVMTDEGLYRCPFCPDDEKDHSLNDLLQHASGVGAAHDREAKEKADHRAIARHLKGKPLESSGTLLQPMLTDVQDSEHTQDEQFVWPWMAILVNMPNEFFGKSANRLKEHYSSFHPVKVHPVYSKGRPTRDAVIEFGNDWSGFRNARAFDAHFAKKGYSKDCWKEMKCEGTEPVGWMARADDYNSLGAIGELLRKNSDLKTLKDIGSEGANKTEKLLSNLACEVKEKEIYLEQLESEYNKRSASLNIMMQKREQRLQSYNQEILKMRQLGQQNTQRVVEENRKLRSDIQDMVDALDARNKQIKESEHDKKNLEQEKLKNAMWTSHLRLAALEQEKADENVQKLVDKQTRETKTILDDFLRLNTQLEMKQKLELEIKHLSGKLQVMELKPGDEDPESRVKIDKLKEELNEKIEELKDAESWNQVLIGRESKISDELREAREALINSLQSFPGTTSCRTHIGVKKVGELDPNVFLSLCKRKFPAADAEAESASLCSKWQNEIENPEWQPFKVIIVDGKASEVLKEDDRKLRELKELGKEPYAAVTKALLELKDGNGSRKDPFPELWNYDEGRKANMVEGVRFALKLCNMSKTKGKRSR; from the exons ATGGTAACATCATTTTTCATACTTTGTTTGCCATTTCCCTTACCTTCAGCAATGGACTACACATCGGATGGAGATTCTGAGGTCGAAGCTTATGGATCCAGCACTTTTGAGCTTCTGGAATCAGGAGATTTAAAAGTGATGACTGATGAAGGCTTGTACCGATGCCCCTTTTGTCCAGATGATGAGAAGGACCACAGTCTAAATGATCTGCTGCAGCATGCCTCTGGTGTAGGGGCTGCACATGATCGGGAAGCCAAAGAGAAGGCGGACCACCGTGCTATTGCAAGGCATTTGAAGGGTAAGCCTCTTGAATCATCTGGCACACTTTTGCAGCCAATGCTTACCGATGTGCAGGATTCTGAGCATACCCAAGATGAGCAATTTGTCTGGCCGTGGATGGCTATCCTAGTCAATATGCCAAATGAATTCTTTGGTAAAAGTGCGAATCGGCTGAAGGAGCATTACTCATCTTTCCATCCAGTGAAGGTGCATCCTGTATATAGCAAAGGTCGTCCCACTCGTGATGCTGTTATTGAGTTCGGGAATGACTGGAGTGGTTTTAGGAATGCACGGGCCTTTGATGCTCACTTTGCGAAGAAAGGGTACAGCAAAGATTGCTGGAAGGAGATGAAGTGTGAGGGTACAGAGCCTGTTGGGTGGATGGCAAGGGCTGATGATTACAATTCTCTAGGGGCAATAGGTGAACTACTGAGAAAAAATAGTGACCTGAAGACATTAAAAGATATTGGGAGTGAAGGGGCAAACAAAACTGAAAAACTTCTGTCCAATTTGGCCTGCGAAGTTAAAGAAAAGGAAATTTATTTAGAGCAACTTGAGTCTGAGTACAACAAGCGATCTGCTTCACTTAACATAATGATGCAGAAGAGGGAGCAACGACTCCAGTCATACAATCAAG AAATCCTGAAGATGAGACAGCTTGGTCAACAAAACACACAAAGAGTTGTTGAGGAGAACCGGAAGCTACGGTCCGATATCCAGGACATGGTGGATGCACTTGATGCAAGAAACAAACAAATTAAGGAGTCGGAACATGACAAAAAGAATCTTGAGCAGGAGAAGCTAAAG AATGCAATGTGGACCAGTCATCTTAGGTTGGCTGCATTGGAGCAGGAGAAAGCTGATGAAAATGTCCAAAAGCTTGTGGATAAACAAACG AGAGAAACAAAAACTATTCTAGACGACTTTTTGAGGTTGAACACACAGTTGGAGATGAAGCAGAAACTTGAATTGGAAATAAAGCACCTGAGTGGGAAACTGCAAGTGATGGAGCTCAAGCCAGGTGATGAAGATCCAGAATCCAGAGTGAAAATAGATAAACTAAAGGAGGAGCTCAATGAGAAGATCGAAGAACTGAAAGATGCGGAAAGCTGGAACCAAGTTTTAATCGGTAGGGAAAGCAAGATCAGTGATGAGTTGCGAGAAGCTCGAGAAGCGTTGATAAAT TCTCTGCAGAGTTTCCCTGGAACCACAAGCTGCCGGACACACATAGGCGtcaagaaagttggtgagcttgACCCCAATGTGTTTCTAAGCCTGTGCAAGCGGAAATTTCCAGCAGCAGACGCGGAAGCTGAAAGTGCTAGTCTTTGTTCAAAGTGGCAGAATGAAATTGAAAATCCAGAATGGCAGCCTTTCAAGGTTATTATTGTTGATGGAAAAGCATCG GAAGTACTCAAGGAGGATGACAGGAAGCTCCGAGAACTAAAGGAGCTGGGTAAAGAACCCTATGCTGCCGTAACAAAGGCGCTGCTGGAGCTGAAGGACGGCAATGGCAGCAGGAAGGATCCATTCCCTGAGCTGTGGAACTATGACGAGGGTCGGAAAGCAAATATGGTGGAAGGAGTTCGGTTTGCTTTGAAGCTTTGTAACATGAGCAAGACGAAGGGCAAGAGAAGCCGCTGA
- the LOC136513356 gene encoding factor of DNA methylation 1-like isoform X3 yields MLTDVQDSEHTQDEQFVWPWMAILVNMPNEFFGKSANRLKEHYSSFHPVKVHPVYSKGRPTRDAVIEFGNDWSGFRNARAFDAHFAKKGYSKDCWKEMKCEGTEPVGWMARADDYNSLGAIGELLRKNSDLKTLKDIGSEGANKTEKLLSNLACEVKEKEIYLEQLESEYNKRSASLNIMMQKREQRLQSYNQEILKMRQLGQQNTQRVVEENRKLRSDIQDMVDALDARNKQIKESEHDKKNLEQEKLKNAMWTSHLRLAALEQEKADENVQKLVDKQTRETKTILDDFLRLNTQLEMKQKLELEIKHLSGKLQVMELKPGDEDPESRVKIDKLKEELNEKIEELKDAESWNQVLIGRESKISDELREAREALINSLQSFPGTTSCRTHIGVKKVGELDPNVFLSLCKRKFPAADAEAESASLCSKWQNEIENPEWQPFKVIIVDGKASEVLKEDDRKLRELKELGKEPYAAVTKALLELKDGNGSRKDPFPELWNYDEGRKANMVEGVRFALKLCNMSKTKGKRSR; encoded by the exons ATGCTTACCGATGTGCAGGATTCTGAGCATACCCAAGATGAGCAATTTGTCTGGCCGTGGATGGCTATCCTAGTCAATATGCCAAATGAATTCTTTGGTAAAAGTGCGAATCGGCTGAAGGAGCATTACTCATCTTTCCATCCAGTGAAGGTGCATCCTGTATATAGCAAAGGTCGTCCCACTCGTGATGCTGTTATTGAGTTCGGGAATGACTGGAGTGGTTTTAGGAATGCACGGGCCTTTGATGCTCACTTTGCGAAGAAAGGGTACAGCAAAGATTGCTGGAAGGAGATGAAGTGTGAGGGTACAGAGCCTGTTGGGTGGATGGCAAGGGCTGATGATTACAATTCTCTAGGGGCAATAGGTGAACTACTGAGAAAAAATAGTGACCTGAAGACATTAAAAGATATTGGGAGTGAAGGGGCAAACAAAACTGAAAAACTTCTGTCCAATTTGGCCTGCGAAGTTAAAGAAAAGGAAATTTATTTAGAGCAACTTGAGTCTGAGTACAACAAGCGATCTGCTTCACTTAACATAATGATGCAGAAGAGGGAGCAACGACTCCAGTCATACAATCAAG AAATCCTGAAGATGAGACAGCTTGGTCAACAAAACACACAAAGAGTTGTTGAGGAGAACCGGAAGCTACGGTCCGATATCCAGGACATGGTGGATGCACTTGATGCAAGAAACAAACAAATTAAGGAGTCGGAACATGACAAAAAGAATCTTGAGCAGGAGAAGCTAAAG AATGCAATGTGGACCAGTCATCTTAGGTTGGCTGCATTGGAGCAGGAGAAAGCTGATGAAAATGTCCAAAAGCTTGTGGATAAACAAACG AGAGAAACAAAAACTATTCTAGACGACTTTTTGAGGTTGAACACACAGTTGGAGATGAAGCAGAAACTTGAATTGGAAATAAAGCACCTGAGTGGGAAACTGCAAGTGATGGAGCTCAAGCCAGGTGATGAAGATCCAGAATCCAGAGTGAAAATAGATAAACTAAAGGAGGAGCTCAATGAGAAGATCGAAGAACTGAAAGATGCGGAAAGCTGGAACCAAGTTTTAATCGGTAGGGAAAGCAAGATCAGTGATGAGTTGCGAGAAGCTCGAGAAGCGTTGATAAAT TCTCTGCAGAGTTTCCCTGGAACCACAAGCTGCCGGACACACATAGGCGtcaagaaagttggtgagcttgACCCCAATGTGTTTCTAAGCCTGTGCAAGCGGAAATTTCCAGCAGCAGACGCGGAAGCTGAAAGTGCTAGTCTTTGTTCAAAGTGGCAGAATGAAATTGAAAATCCAGAATGGCAGCCTTTCAAGGTTATTATTGTTGATGGAAAAGCATCG GAAGTACTCAAGGAGGATGACAGGAAGCTCCGAGAACTAAAGGAGCTGGGTAAAGAACCCTATGCTGCCGTAACAAAGGCGCTGCTGGAGCTGAAGGACGGCAATGGCAGCAGGAAGGATCCATTCCCTGAGCTGTGGAACTATGACGAGGGTCGGAAAGCAAATATGGTGGAAGGAGTTCGGTTTGCTTTGAAGCTTTGTAACATGAGCAAGACGAAGGGCAAGAGAAGCCGCTGA